In Sphaeramia orbicularis chromosome 7, fSphaOr1.1, whole genome shotgun sequence, one genomic interval encodes:
- the LOC115422631 gene encoding keratin, type II cytoskeletal 8-like, translating to MSRSSMRSSTYTVRSSAAPRNFSSFSYSTPGVTRRSVSTVQSSRGFGGPVSSSMVYGLGSSMSGGGMGGGMGSGMGMSMGMGIGMGQAPITAVTVNKSLLAPLNLEIDPTIQAVRTQEKEQIKSLNNRFASFIDKVRFLEQQNKMLETKWNLLQGQTTTRSNIDAMFEAYIANLRRQLDSLGNDKMKLEADLHNMQGLVEDFKNKYEDEINKRTECENDFVLIKKDVDEAYMNKVELEAKLESLTDEINFLRSIYEEELRELQSQIKDTSVIVEMDNSRNLDMDAIVAEVRSQYEDIANRTRAEAETWYKTKYEEMQTSASRYGDDLRTTRTEIADLNRMIQRLTSEIDAVKGQRANLEAQIAEAEERGEMAVKDAKARIKDLEDALQRAKQDMARQIREYQDLMNVKLALDIEIATYRKLLEGEEDRLANGIKAINISQQSTSFGSYPMESVKSSYSSGYSSGFSSGGYSGSYGGGYGSGFSGTSGTSGYGTTTTQTKKNVVIKMIETKDGRVVSESSEVIED from the exons ATGTCCCGGAGCAGCATGAGGAGCAGCACCTACACTGTGAGGTCATCTGCTGCCCCACGGAACTTTAGCAGCTTTTCTTACAGCACCCCTGGGGTCACCCGCAGGAGTGTCTCCACCGTCCAGAGCAGCAGGGGCTTTGGAGGACCTGTCTCCAGCTCAATGGTCTATGGCCTGGGCTCATCCATGAGTGGAGGAGGCATGGGTGGTGGCATGGGTAGTGGCATGGGCATGAGCATGGGAATGGGCATAGGCATGGGTCAGGCCCCGATCACTGCCGTGACTGTGAACAAGAGCCTCTTGGCCCCCCTGAACCTTGAGATTGACCCCACCATCCAGGCTGTCCGCACCCAGGAGAAGGAACAGATCAAGAGCCTCAACAACCGTTTTGCTTCCTTCATTGATAAG GTGCGTTTCCTGGAGCAGCAGAACAAAATGCTGGAGACCAAATGGAACCTGCTGCAGGGACAGACCACCACCCGTTCCAACATCGACGCCATGTTCGAGGCCTACATTGCCAACCTGCGCAGACAGCTGGACAGCCTGGGCAACGACAAGATGAAGCTGGAGGCCGACCTTCACAACATGCAGGGCCTGGTGGAGGATTTTAAGAACAA gTATGAAGATGAGATCAACAAGCGCACAGAGTGTGAAAATGACTTTGTCCTCATCAAAAAG GATGTCGATGAGGCCTACATGAATAAGGTTGAGCTCGAGGCCAAGCTGGAGAGTCTGACAGACGAGATCAACTTCCTCAGGTCAATCTACGAGGAG GAACTGCGTGAGCTCCAGAGCCAGATCAAGGACACTTCGGTCATCGTGGAAATGGACAACAGCCGTAACCTGGACATGGATGCCATTGTGGCAGAAGTCAGGTCACAGTATGAAGACATTGCAAACCGTACACGTGCCGAGGCCGAGACATGGTACAAGACCAAG TATGAGGAGATGCAGACATCTGCCAGCAGATATGGAGATGACTTGAGGACAACCAGAACAGAGATCGCAGACCTCAACCGTATGATCCAGAGACTTACATCAGAGATTGATGCCGTCAAGGGACAG CGTGCAAACCTGGAGGCCCAGATTGCTGAGGCTGAGGAGCGTGGTGAGATGGCAGTGAAGGACGCCAAGGCCCGCATCAAGGATTTGGAGGATGCCCTGCAGAGAGCCAAGCAGGACATGGCCCGCCAGATCAGAGAGTACCAGGACCTGATGAACGTCAAACTGGCTCTGGACATCGAGATCGCCACCTACAGAAAACTGCTGGAGGGAGAGGAGGACAGGCTGGCAAACGGCATCAAGGCTATCAACATCTCCCAACAGAGCA CGAGCTTTGGCAGTTACCCCATGGAGTCAGTGAAGAGCAGCTACTCCAGTGGCTACTCCAGCGGCTTCTCCAGCGGTGGTTACAGCGGCAGCTACGGTGGTGGCTACGGCAGCGGATTCAGCGGCACCAGCGGCACCAGCGGCTACGGCACCACCACCACCCAGACCAAGAAGAACGTCGTTATCAAGATGATTGAGACCAAGGATGGCAGAGTGGTGTCTGAATCCTCTGAGGTCATTGAGGATTGA